Genomic DNA from Deltaproteobacteria bacterium:
ATGACAATTTCCTAATTTGGTGAATCGCCAAGGTGGTAATTTAGCCTTGACGCCATTTTTTTCATGAGTAAAATGGACTATAGGCTATTTTACTCATGCACTGGTTACTCGAATGAAGCGTTATTTATAGCATTTACAAAAATCCTTTTTGCAAATGCTATATGCACCAATTTCCTTGCGATTGAACTATCTCTTACAAAAACCCTGCGACGGGACATCTAAGGCGCTGTTAAATTTGCTAGAAAGATTCTGAAAGGCAATTAATCCAGTAAGCTCCACAATCGCATCATCGTCAAAGCCCTCCCTTAATCGCGAAAAAAGCTCATCGCTCACTTTTCTATCGCTATAAGTCATTGCCTCGGCATATTCCAGAGCCACTCGCTCTCTTTCATCAAATGCTTCGCTCTCCTTCCAATTAAAAAGCTCATCGAGCTTATTCGTGCTTCCTGCCTTTTTCAGCAGCAGATAGGAGTTAAGATCCACGCAAAACTTGCAATGATTTATCTGCGAAACGCGCACCATTACGAGCGAACGCAAGGGAGCCTCGAGAAGTGAATTTTTTCTAGAAAAAACAGAATTAAAAAAAGCTACTCCTAAAAACAATCCAGGAACTCTCGCCCACAACATTGCGGGATTAAGAAGCTGCCCGAATTTTTTCCGCTGCATCCAAAAGAACGGTTGCAGATAAAACGGATATTCTCGAAGCAGCCTCTCTGCTACCCTCATTTAATCGTAGCGCCTCGTCGGATCCGGCACTGAGCGACACTCAGTAACGCC
This window encodes:
- a CDS encoding carboxymuconolactone decarboxylase family protein — translated: MRVAERLLREYPFYLQPFFWMQRKKFGQLLNPAMLWARVPGLFLGVAFFNSVFSRKNSLLEAPLRSLVMVRVSQINHCKFCVDLNSYLLLKKAGSTNKLDELFNWKESEAFDERERVALEYAEAMTYSDRKVSDELFSRLREGFDDDAIVELTGLIAFQNLSSKFNSALDVPSQGFCKR